A genomic region of Raphanus sativus cultivar WK10039 chromosome 6, ASM80110v3, whole genome shotgun sequence contains the following coding sequences:
- the LOC108806735 gene encoding uncharacterized protein LOC108806735 has product MLVPRKVGRWWRSFKSSCKNHDREFHWSKISLCFQFLDITRKSSLHPAAPLQKPMWALNRSQTYIFLVDGGLTRRSPGYVQLLHFQTMGQEHMLGPGSFRDQWMGQHGRT; this is encoded by the exons ATGTTGGTACCGAGAAAG GTAGGTCGGTGGTGGAGATCGTTTAAATCGTCTTGCAAGAACCATGATCGGGAGTTTCACTGGAGCAAGATTTCCTTATGCTTTCAATTTCTCGATATTACCAGAAAATCATCATTACATCCAGCAGCCCCACTTCAAAAACCCATGTG GGCCTTAAATAGAAGTCAAACGTATATCTTCCTGGTCGATGGTGGACTTACGCGAAGATCACCAG GTTATGTGCAGCTACTACACTTTCAGACGATGGGTCAAGAGCATATGCTAGGTCCTGGAAGTTTCAG GGATCAATGGATGGGACAACATGGACGGACTTAA
- the LOC108808193 gene encoding uncharacterized protein LOC108808193: MDRIARWSRGVDTTCVLCKNVPENREHLFFECSYSLQLWKSLAKGIMGSSLTNSWLDIVSMATDGVMERRKRFCFRYAFHAAMYSLWRERNRVKHGERLTPVIVLKKLVNKEVSNKLSLLRHKGVKEMQDTIQVWFSTRG; the protein is encoded by the coding sequence ATGGATAGGATAGCTCGTTGGAGTAGAGGAGTTGACACTACTTGCGTTCTGTGCAAGAATGTTCCGGAAAACAGAGAACATCTGTTTTTTGAGTGTTCATATTCTCTGCAATTATGGAAGAGTCTTGCTAAGGGGATTATGGGTAGCTCGCTCACAAACTCTTGGTTAGATATAGTAAGTATGGCTACTGATGGAGTAATggagagaagaaagagattcTGTTTTCGTTACGCTTTTCATGCTGCCATGTACTCTCTGTGGCGTGAAAGAAATAGAGTCAAACATGGAGAAAGATTGACTCCGGTGATAGTGTTAAAGAAGCTGGTTAATAAAGAGGTTAGTAATAAATTGAGCTTGTTGAGACATAAGGGTGTGAAGGAGATGCAGGATACCATTCAGGTGTGGTTCAGCACTCGTGGCTGA
- the LOC108808194 gene encoding protein REVEILLE 5-like, with protein WGFWFWQIRSHAQKYFLKVQKSGANEHLPPPRPKRKARHPYPQNAPKSIALPSHAIGSLPASNAPLLQPSYLYSSSDSHPLVGNPPASSSSSSSQNHASTKPVIQEEPGVSAAALPKNRCYGTTSYKEVTPRLPAVTESNDEEQSCESCDKPPRVMPNFAQVYRFIGSVFDPNTSGHLQKLKQMDPINVETVLLLMRNLSVNLTSPEFAEQVSSAILIYSIATLSQNSEILKKKNFLEGWRI; from the exons TGGGGGTTTTGGTTTTGGCAGATACGTAGTCACGCACAGAAGTATTTTCTCAAAGTTCAGAAGAGCGGTGCTAACGAACACCTTCCTCCTCCACGACCTAAGAGGAAAGCTAGGCACCCTTATCCTCAAAACGCTCCTAAAAGTA TTGCTCTTCCCTCCCACGCCATTGGATCCCTTCCTGCTTCAAACGCACCCTTGCTTCAACCTTCTTATTTGTACAGCTCTTCTGATTCACACCCACTTGTGGGAAACCCTCCTGCGTctagctcttcttcttcttctcagaaTCATGCATCAACAAAACCCGTGATCCAAG AAGAACCGGGAGTTTCGGCCGCGGCTCTCCCAAAGAATCGCTGTTACGGAACCACAAGTTATAAGGAAGTTACGCCGAGATTACCAGCGGTGACAGAGTCGAATGATGAAGAACAAAGTTGTGAGTCTTGTGACAAGCCACCTAGAG TGATGCCCAACTTTGCTCAAGTCTACAGATTTATTGGAAGTGTGTTTGATCCCAACACATCAGGTCACCTCCAGAAATTGAAGCAGATGGACCCAATAAATGTGGAGACC GTTCTTTTACTGATGAGGAACCTGTCTGTAAATCTGACAAGTCCAGAGTTTGCTGAACAAGTAAGTAGTGCCATACTTATATATTCAATTGCCACTCTTTCTCAAAATtcagaaatattaaaaaaaaaaaatttcttggaAGGGTGG CGAATTTGA
- the LOC108805716 gene encoding RNA demethylase ALKBH9B isoform X2 — protein sequence MEDDPFLRKFQPSELKIASEFLTNCLPFLSRDLCKDCVNVLSHRIRSLDPEHCSEVDGEGNNSKAGLESEGSSKKEIEISFGTLSEVLGSVLPSRQAAETASPRMSWADMSQDQEDEFDEEEDEAIDASPMKKTPEKPKLSREQREDLRLKNVKRKKDFICLERFKGKLVNVVDGLELHTGVFSAVEQKRIVDKVYELEEKGRRGELRERTFTAPQKWMRGKGRVTIQFGCCYNYATDRAGNPPGILQREEVDPLPSLFKVIIRRLIRWHVLPPTCVPDSCIVNIYDEGDCIPPHIDNHDFLRPFCTISFLSECNILFGSNLKIEGPGEFSGSFSIPLPVGSVLVLNGNGADVAKHCVPAVPTKRISITFRKMDESKRPVWFTPEPDLQGIEPLPLDLNRSDSAARSSGSSNSHNGSNRRGGYGRRGGGGGNNYETRGYYNAERSSEQYDSREWSSGQRRGRPRPSRTS from the exons ATGGAAGACGACCCTTTCCTCCGGAAGTTCCAGCCATCGGAACTCAAGATCGCGTCGGAGTTCTTGACGAATTGCCTTCCTTTCTTGTCTAGAGATCTCTGCAAAGACTGCGTCAACGTTCTCTCCCATCGAATCCGCTCTCTTGACCCAG AACATTGTAGTGAAGTTGATGGAGAAGGTAATAATAGCAAAGCTGGTTTGGAATCAGAAGGAAGTAGTAAGAAAGAGATTGAAATTTCATTTGGAACCTTGTCTGAAGTTCTTGGTAGTGTACTGCCATCTCGACAAGCTGCTGAAACTGCAAGCCCTAGAATGTCTTGGGCTGATATGAGTCAAGATCAAGAAGATGAGTTTGACGAGGAGGAGGACGAAGCTATTGATGCAAGTCCGATGAAGAAGACTCCAGAGAAGCCAAAGTTATCAAGAGAGCAGAGAGAGGATCTCAGGCTGAAGAATgtgaagagaaagaaagattTCATTTGCTTGGAGAGGTTCAAAGGAAAGCTCGTTAACGTAGTCGATGGGCTTGAGTTGCACACTGGTGTTTTCAGCGCTGTTGAGCAGAAAAGGATTGTTGATAAAGTGTATGAACTCGAAGAGAAAGGACGCAGAGGAGAACTTAGAG AGCGTACGTTTACTGCTCCACAGAAGTGGATGCGAGGCAAAGGACGTGTGACTATTCAATTCGGCTGTTGTTACAACTACGCTACA GATAGAGCTGGAAACCCACCGGGTATCCTTCAACGTGAAGAAGTGGATCCGTTACCTTCTCTTTTCAAAGTGATCATCAGAAGGTTGATTAGATGGCATGTCCTGCCTCCAACTTGTGTGCCTGATAGCTGCATTGTCAACATCTACGATGAAGGTGACTGTATACCTCCACACATCGACAACCACGACTTTCTACGTCCCTTCTGCACCATCTCTTTCCTCAGTGAATGCAACATCCTCTTTGGTTCGAACCTTAAAATAGAAGGTCCTGGTGAATTCTCCGGTTCATTCTCAATACCGCTTCCTGTAGG ATCAGTTCTGGTCTTAAATGGAAATGGAGCTGATGTAGCTAAACACTGTGTACCTGCAGTTCCCACAAAAAG GATATCAATCACGTTTAGGAAAATGGATGAGTCGAAACGCCCGGTTTGGTTCACTCCAGAACCTGATTTGCAAGGGATCGAGCCACTGCCGTTGGACCTGAACCGGTCTGATTCTGCTGCAAGGTCCTCAGGATCAAGCAACAGCCACAACGGTAGTAACAGAAGAGGAGGGTATGGACGtagaggaggtggaggaggaaaCAATTACGAGACGAGAGGTTACTATAATGCTGAGAGAAGCAGTGAACAGTATGACTCTAGAGAATGGTCATCAGGCCAGAGAAGAGGTAGGCCACGACCTAGTAGAACCTCCTAA
- the LOC108805716 gene encoding RNA demethylase ALKBH9B isoform X1, whose protein sequence is MEDDPFLRKFQPSELKIASEFLTNCLPFLSRDLCKDCVNVLSHRIRSLDPEHCSEVDGEGNNSKAGLESEGSSKKEIEISFGTLSEVLGSVLPSRQAAETASPRMSWADMSQDQEDEFDEEEDEAIDASPMKKTPEKPKLSREQREDLRLKNVKRKKDFICLERFKGKLVNVVDGLELHTGVFSAVEQKRIVDKVYELEEKGRRGELRERTFTAPQKWMRGKGRVTIQFGCCYNYATDRAGNPPGILQREEVDPLPSLFKVIIRRLIRWHVLPPTCVPDSCIVNIYDEGDCIPPHIDNHDFLRPFCTISFLSECNILFGSNLKIEGPGEFSGSFSIPLPVGSVLVLNGNGADVAKHCVPAVPTKRLHPFILHIVTTRASHLSFFFLVYRISITFRKMDESKRPVWFTPEPDLQGIEPLPLDLNRSDSAARSSGSSNSHNGSNRRGGYGRRGGGGGNNYETRGYYNAERSSEQYDSREWSSGQRRGRPRPSRTS, encoded by the exons ATGGAAGACGACCCTTTCCTCCGGAAGTTCCAGCCATCGGAACTCAAGATCGCGTCGGAGTTCTTGACGAATTGCCTTCCTTTCTTGTCTAGAGATCTCTGCAAAGACTGCGTCAACGTTCTCTCCCATCGAATCCGCTCTCTTGACCCAG AACATTGTAGTGAAGTTGATGGAGAAGGTAATAATAGCAAAGCTGGTTTGGAATCAGAAGGAAGTAGTAAGAAAGAGATTGAAATTTCATTTGGAACCTTGTCTGAAGTTCTTGGTAGTGTACTGCCATCTCGACAAGCTGCTGAAACTGCAAGCCCTAGAATGTCTTGGGCTGATATGAGTCAAGATCAAGAAGATGAGTTTGACGAGGAGGAGGACGAAGCTATTGATGCAAGTCCGATGAAGAAGACTCCAGAGAAGCCAAAGTTATCAAGAGAGCAGAGAGAGGATCTCAGGCTGAAGAATgtgaagagaaagaaagattTCATTTGCTTGGAGAGGTTCAAAGGAAAGCTCGTTAACGTAGTCGATGGGCTTGAGTTGCACACTGGTGTTTTCAGCGCTGTTGAGCAGAAAAGGATTGTTGATAAAGTGTATGAACTCGAAGAGAAAGGACGCAGAGGAGAACTTAGAG AGCGTACGTTTACTGCTCCACAGAAGTGGATGCGAGGCAAAGGACGTGTGACTATTCAATTCGGCTGTTGTTACAACTACGCTACA GATAGAGCTGGAAACCCACCGGGTATCCTTCAACGTGAAGAAGTGGATCCGTTACCTTCTCTTTTCAAAGTGATCATCAGAAGGTTGATTAGATGGCATGTCCTGCCTCCAACTTGTGTGCCTGATAGCTGCATTGTCAACATCTACGATGAAGGTGACTGTATACCTCCACACATCGACAACCACGACTTTCTACGTCCCTTCTGCACCATCTCTTTCCTCAGTGAATGCAACATCCTCTTTGGTTCGAACCTTAAAATAGAAGGTCCTGGTGAATTCTCCGGTTCATTCTCAATACCGCTTCCTGTAGG ATCAGTTCTGGTCTTAAATGGAAATGGAGCTGATGTAGCTAAACACTGTGTACCTGCAGTTCCCACAAAAAGGTTGCATCCATTTATATTACACATAGTAACCACTAGAGCTTctcatttgagttttttttttttggtctacaGGATATCAATCACGTTTAGGAAAATGGATGAGTCGAAACGCCCGGTTTGGTTCACTCCAGAACCTGATTTGCAAGGGATCGAGCCACTGCCGTTGGACCTGAACCGGTCTGATTCTGCTGCAAGGTCCTCAGGATCAAGCAACAGCCACAACGGTAGTAACAGAAGAGGAGGGTATGGACGtagaggaggtggaggaggaaaCAATTACGAGACGAGAGGTTACTATAATGCTGAGAGAAGCAGTGAACAGTATGACTCTAGAGAATGGTCATCAGGCCAGAGAAGAGGTAGGCCACGACCTAGTAGAACCTCCTAA